From Gordonia sp. KTR9:
TCGTCCTCGGCGAAAAACACGCCCGACTTACTCAGCCTTGACGACACCGGGTCGGTAACGCTCTGGAATGCACGCCTGCCGCACAAGATGGACGACAAATTCAAGCTTCAGGTCGCAATGGTCGAGGCCGCCTGCGCGAATGTGGGATGGCGCCACGAGGTATTCAACGGGCTCGACCGCGTAGAACGCCTAAACCTTCTGTGGCTGCACGGCTACCGCCGAAGGCCTTCCTGGTATGACCAGGTGGCTGGCGAGATCGGGAAGGAAGCAAGTAACGACGCCGCGACTCTGGGCTCCCTATTTCGTCTGGATACCGGAAACGGGGAGGCCATCGCCGTGGTCTGGCACATGGTCTGGTCCGGCGAACTGGATACCAACCTCTCGAAGCGATTGACGATGGAAACGCCAGTGCGCGCAGGACTGGTGGCGTAATGGACACAAGTCGCACAGTGGTTGAGGTCGGTGGCCGACTTCTGACTGAGTGGGGAACCGGTCTGGTGACAGCGGTATCAGCGGCCGGCGTAGACCTCCGCACCAGCGTCGGCGATTCCTTGCACGTCGATTGGCCCGAACTCGCCGAGGTGCGACTCGTGGTCGATGGCGATGTAGCGCCAATCAGACCGGCGCTCCGCCCGTACTGGGATGGCCTGTCTGAGGAAACGCGCCGAGCCGCCCTCGACAAACTTGAAATCGTGCAAGAGATACTGACCGGCTACCGGGACGGTCACGCCGAACTCGCGCGCGACGGCGAACCGCGCCCACCCTTCGGTGAAGGCTTCGGCGTCTCCGAGGCGGCGCGCTGTCGCGCGATGGCGGTCGCGTTGCAGCAAGAAGCTGCGGGAGATCGTGCCCTACAACGCCGCATCGCGAACGGTGAGATCAAGCGATCGGCTCCGGTCGACAGCACCATCCGCAACTGGGTGCGTGCTTGGAAACGCGACGGACTACTCGGGCTCCTCGATGCCAGATCCCTGCGTCGCGAACAGACGTGGGAGCGAATCGATGAGCGCTATCGGACTGTTGCTGAGTTGGTCTTCGCCACCCTGGACGGAGATCGGGCGGACTGAGGGGGACCCATTCGATGGTCCAGTCGCTATGCGGCTTGAGGTTGGTGGGTCGTGGTCCACTGTAGGGCGAACTCGGCGGGGGTGAGTCCGTGGTGGGCCGAATGGGGTCGGTTGGCGTTGTAGTCGATCCTCCAGTCTTCGATGATGACCCGGGCTTCGCGCAGGGAGTCAAAGCGCCAGGAGTTGAGCAGCTCGTCGCGCAGGCGGCCGTTGAACGATTCGATCCAGGCGTTCTGCCACGGGGAGCCGGGGTCGATGAATAGTGATCCGGTGCCGTTGAATCGGCACCAGTCGTTGACGGCGTGAGCGACGAATTCCGGTCCGTTGTCGAACCGCACGTAGCACGGTGGACCATGTATCAGGGCCAGGCGGTCGAGAACGTCAACCACGCCATCGGCGTTGATGACGCGGTCGACGTGGATCACCAGGGCTTCGCGGGTGAACTCGTCGATCACGTTGAGCATTTTGATGGTTCGGCCGTCGGCGGTGGTGTCGAATTGGAAGTCCATCGCCCAGATCACGTTCGGCCGGATTGGGCACATCGCCCCAACCGCGGTCCCGATTCCGGTGAGCCGTTTCTTCCTGCGGCGCTGGGGAACTCGCAGCCCCTCCTCACGCCACAGGCGGCGGATGCGTTTGTTGTTGACCGTGAAGCCCGCTTTGCGCGCGGCGATCGCGGCGCGTCGCCAGCCCCAGCGGGGCCGGTCGGTGGAAAACCCACGTAGCCAGGACCGCAGCTCGGCTTCCTCCGCGGTGATCGGCGCTGGGTGCAGTCGCATCGTGGAGCGGTGGATGCCCACCACAGCACATGCTCGCCGCTCAGATACCCCGAACCGCTCACGCAGCATCGTCACGGCGCTGCGCTTGCGGTTCGGGGTCAGAAGTTTCCCGACGAAATCTCCTTGAGCATGTCGATATCGAGGGCCTGGTTGGCGACCAACTTCTTGAGCCGAGCGTTCTCAGCTTCGAGTTCTTTGAGGCGTTTGACGTCATTGGCCTTCATGCCCCCGTACTGGGCCACCCAGCGATGCCAGGTCGACTCTGTGACCTCCAGATGCCGGCACACCTCAGCCAACTCCTGCCCGGTCCCGAGGAGCTTGTTGCCCTCGGCCAGCTTGCGGATGATCTGATCCGGCGTATGCCGCCGGCGCTTGCTACCTGCCATGTCGTCGTCGATTCTTCCTGCCCAAACACTCGGGCAACAGAGTCGCACAACAACTGGACCACTACGAAGGGCCCACCTCAGGACGTCAACATCAGCGAGCTTGATCGGCGGATCAAGGTTGAGCTCAAGCGTGCAGGGCACGTGAATGTCTCCACGCCGCAGCGCCTGACGGCAGAGTATCTCGCGCACCTCAAACGGGGCGCGGGCGCAACAACCCGCACCCAGAGAAGCCGGTCGCTACAGCGCGTATCGGGCAAAGAGCACTTCCCCGCAATCAGGCCTGGGCAAATAGTCGCCATCGACGCCACGAGGGCGGATAACCTCGTATATGACCCGCTTCTCGGGCGACCCTTCAGCGTCGAAATCCTCACTGCGATCGACGTCGCCACCAGAGTGATCCTCGCACTGCGCGTGGTGCCGAAGAGCGCCGATGGAATCGATGCCGGGCTACTTCTTTACGACATCTGCCGCCCGTTCTCGATGATGGTGGAGGGCACCACCATCAGTCACTGGCGCTGGGCCGGTTTGCCCCAAGTCGTCGACGCTTCTGATGTCGCGGTCAAGGTTGGGCGCAGAAGTGTTGCACCCGATTTCACTACGCTTCAAGGAGAGCACCACATCCCTGGCGTCATGCCGGACGCGATCCGCGCCGACCACGGTTCGATCTTCGTGTCCGATCACTTCCGCGCGATTCTGCGTGACTTCGGGATTGACTTGTTGCTCAGTCGCGGGAAAAAGCCAACGGACAACCCCCACGTTGAACGCTGGCACGAGACGCTACAGCGGGCCGTTCAACAGCTCCCTGGCTACAAAGGTCGCAATACCTCGGAGCGCGGCCGATTGGTCGCCGAGGAGGCATTGGTCACGGCCGCCGAACTGGAAGAACACCTTCGGCGATTCGTCGCCTTGGACTACCACCGGTCGTGGCACACAGGCTTGGTTATCGGTGGTGAGCCCACCGCTCGCACCAGTCCTTTGGAGCTCTGGGACATCATGCTCGACGTCACCGGCCGTATCGACGTACCGCAGCGTGCAGACATGATCTATCAGATGCTTCCGGTCAAGTGGGGCACAGTCGGAGTCGCAGGTGTCGAGTTTGCTGAGATGGTCTACGACGGCAAGCTACTCGATGATTTCCGGAATGTCGCACGGGGCCAGTTCAGGGACGACGACAACAAGGTTCCCTTTCTTGTCGACCCGCACGACTTGTCGAGCATCTGGTTCCCGCACCCCGAGACCGGCCGTGTACGCCCCGTTGCGTGGCGAGGATCTTTCTTCACTGACGCGCCGATGACCGATACGATCGTTCAGGCTGTTAGGCGGCGCGTCCGCGAACGCGGCGGCAACCACATTCTGAGTCGGGGCTCAGCGCAGCGGCAGATCCTCGAC
This genomic window contains:
- a CDS encoding IS3 family transposase (programmed frameshift) is translated as MAGSKRRRHTPDQIIRKLAEGNKLLGTGQELAEVCRHLEVTESTWHRWVAQYGGMKANDVKRLKELEAENARLKKLVANQALDIDMLKEIFVGKLLTPNRKRSAVTMLRERFGVSERRACAVVGIHRSTMRLHPAPITAEEAELRSWLRGFSTDRPRWGWRRAAIAARKAGFTVNNKRIRRLWREEGLRVPQRRRKKRLTGIGTAVGAMCPIRPNVIWAMDFQFDTTADGRTIKMLNVIDEFTREALVIHVDRVINADGVVDVLDRLALIHGPPCYVRFDNGPEFVAHAVNDWCRFNGTGSLFIDPGSPWQNAWIESFNGRLRDELLNSWRFDSLREARVIIEDWRIDYNANRPHSAHHGLTPAEFALQWTTTHQPQAA
- a CDS encoding DDE-type integrase/transposase/recombinase, encoding MPPALATCHVVVDSSCPNTRATESHNNWTTTKGPPQDVNISELDRRIKVELKRAGHVNVSTPQRLTAEYLAHLKRGAGATTRTQRSRSLQRVSGKEHFPAIRPGQIVAIDATRADNLVYDPLLGRPFSVEILTAIDVATRVILALRVVPKSADGIDAGLLLYDICRPFSMMVEGTTISHWRWAGLPQVVDASDVAVKVGRRSVAPDFTTLQGEHHIPGVMPDAIRADHGSIFVSDHFRAILRDFGIDLLLSRGKKPTDNPHVERWHETLQRAVQQLPGYKGRNTSERGRLVAEEALVTAAELEEHLRRFVALDYHRSWHTGLVIGGEPTARTSPLELWDIMLDVTGRIDVPQRADMIYQMLPVKWGTVGVAGVEFAEMVYDGKLLDDFRNVARGQFRDDDNKVPFLVDPHDLSSIWFPHPETGRVRPVAWRGSFFTDAPMTDTIVQAVRRRVRERGGNHILSRGSAQRQILDELTELTSGPVPTDWTAKLSAAHRRVEQSRKDHEEAQAAQGATRDEATQSGGNEARTKTPHTDSPQDDVPLDILDVPWPTMRADS
- a CDS encoding TnsA-like heteromeric transposase endonuclease subunit — encoded protein: MWNWQSDGPPDLARVVPIRKPRSSERQRHIPVTAYSLTMRDHLELESGLEHDLLRRLDRLHDVVALVPQPCQLKRGGSSSAKNTPDLLSLDDTGSVTLWNARLPHKMDDKFKLQVAMVEAACANVGWRHEVFNGLDRVERLNLLWLHGYRRRPSWYDQVAGEIGKEASNDAATLGSLFRLDTGNGEAIAVVWHMVWSGELDTNLSKRLTMETPVRAGLVA